The Caulobacter sp. FWC26 genome contains a region encoding:
- a CDS encoding DNA polymerase III subunit delta', which produces MMQAPAHPRDVYRLDGQSAAEAAFIDALERGRLHHAWLLTGPEGVGKATLAYRMARRLLGARPDPSQGLLGAAPSDVVSRQVAARSHPDLMVLERLTDDGKARKSIPVDEARKLPEFFANSPAISPYRVAIIDAADDLNVNAANAVLKTLEEPPARGVILLISHAPGKLLPTIRSRCRRLAIPAPGVAAAAEMVERMADLPHRDAERLARMAHGAPGRALQLAAAGALAVDDAANEILRGLPKLDEGALLAMADTFRGADGAARFELLMDRLADQVRIFATQVAADGKNSPGLDRWATAWERLSRWPAEAEAVNLDRADVFWSVISDLRAAAKTAM; this is translated from the coding sequence GTGATGCAAGCGCCGGCTCACCCCCGCGACGTCTATCGGTTGGACGGGCAATCGGCCGCCGAGGCGGCGTTCATTGATGCGCTGGAACGTGGACGGCTGCACCATGCCTGGCTGCTGACCGGTCCGGAGGGCGTGGGCAAGGCGACTCTGGCCTACCGCATGGCGCGTCGACTGCTTGGCGCCCGGCCGGACCCGTCGCAGGGCCTCTTGGGCGCGGCGCCGTCCGACGTGGTAAGCCGCCAGGTGGCCGCACGGTCGCATCCCGACCTGATGGTGCTCGAGCGCCTGACCGACGACGGCAAGGCGCGCAAATCCATTCCGGTCGATGAAGCCCGTAAGCTTCCGGAATTCTTCGCCAATTCGCCTGCGATCTCACCCTATCGCGTGGCGATCATCGACGCCGCGGACGACCTCAACGTCAACGCCGCCAACGCGGTGCTCAAGACCCTGGAAGAGCCGCCGGCGCGGGGCGTGATCCTGCTGATCAGTCATGCGCCAGGCAAGCTGCTGCCGACCATCCGCTCGCGCTGTCGCCGCCTGGCGATCCCGGCGCCCGGCGTGGCCGCCGCCGCCGAGATGGTCGAGCGTATGGCGGACCTACCGCATCGCGACGCCGAGCGGTTGGCGCGGATGGCGCACGGCGCGCCGGGCAGGGCGCTGCAACTGGCCGCCGCCGGCGCGCTCGCGGTCGACGACGCGGCCAATGAAATCCTTCGGGGTCTGCCCAAGCTGGACGAGGGCGCGCTGCTGGCCATGGCCGACACCTTCCGGGGCGCCGACGGCGCGGCGCGGTTTGAGCTTCTGATGGATCGCCTGGCCGATCAGGTCCGCATCTTCGCGACGCAGGTGGCGGCGGATGGCAAGAACTCGCCGGGCCTGGACCGCTGGGCGACCGCCTGGGAGCGGCTCTCGCGCTGGCCCGCCGAAGCCGAGGCAGTGAACCTCGACCGCGCCGATGTCTTCTGGAGTGTGATCTCGGACTTGCGCGCGGCGGCCAAG
- the tmk gene encoding dTMP kinase, with product MTQGFFISFEGGEGAGKSTQIRRLADTLQASGHDVVVTREPGGSPGAEAIRDLLVNGAADRWSPVTESLLMYAARRDHLERLIRPALARGAIVLCDRFADSTRAYQGAGGDAPATLISALEAHVLGGTVPVLTLILDLPAEVGLERAEARGGAARFESKGLAFHERLRAGYLEIARQEPERCVVINADAELDAVTAAISDVVAQRLGL from the coding sequence GTGACCCAGGGTTTCTTCATCAGTTTCGAAGGCGGGGAGGGGGCGGGCAAGTCCACCCAGATCCGCCGTCTCGCGGACACACTCCAGGCTTCCGGCCACGACGTCGTCGTGACGCGTGAGCCGGGCGGCAGCCCGGGTGCGGAGGCCATCCGCGACCTGCTGGTCAACGGCGCCGCCGATCGCTGGTCTCCGGTGACCGAGAGCCTGCTGATGTACGCCGCGCGGCGGGATCACCTGGAGCGCTTGATCCGGCCGGCCCTGGCGCGGGGCGCGATCGTGCTTTGCGATCGCTTCGCCGACTCGACACGCGCCTACCAGGGCGCGGGCGGCGACGCGCCGGCCACCCTGATCTCGGCGTTGGAGGCGCACGTGCTGGGCGGCACGGTTCCGGTACTCACCTTGATCCTCGACCTGCCGGCTGAGGTCGGCCTGGAGCGCGCGGAAGCGCGGGGCGGTGCGGCGCGCTTTGAGTCCAAGGGTTTGGCGTTCCATGAACGGCTGCGCGCCGGTTATCTGGAAATCGCGCGCCAGGAGCCTGAGCGCTGCGTCGTGATCAACGCCGACGCCGAGCTCGATGCCGTTACGGCGGCGATTTCGGATGTGGTCGCGCAACGTCTGGGACTGTGA
- a CDS encoding septal ring lytic transglycosylase RlpA family protein: protein MNQRIEQAWRIARNLGLMALAAASLAACATPKYEVGRTVAVSTGAAPRPGSTVGRNGKPLRGTEKPYQINGIWYYPHEDKDYNVTGIGSWYGEQFHNRRTSNGEVFDMDLPSAAHKTLPLPSLVEVTNLDNGRKMIVRVNDRGPFVGDRIIDLSKAAAEELGYRRQGVARVRVKYVGPAPRRAIETPRQYAQASPLPPPRQTPRSFDDIQEPPQRVQVLPPRPEPGWSAPPINPPDPVFAKVKSAYRIQAGSFSNRENAEKAVRQLTSAGRASIEAIERASGTLYRVTVAAGEDESAAWTLRERVEALGYSGATILRP, encoded by the coding sequence ATGAACCAGCGTATCGAGCAGGCTTGGCGGATCGCGCGCAACCTCGGCCTTATGGCCCTGGCGGCCGCCAGCCTCGCGGCCTGCGCCACGCCAAAATATGAGGTCGGCCGCACCGTCGCCGTCAGCACGGGCGCTGCACCGCGTCCAGGCTCGACGGTCGGACGCAACGGCAAGCCGCTGCGCGGAACCGAAAAGCCCTATCAGATCAATGGGATTTGGTACTATCCCCACGAGGACAAGGACTACAACGTCACCGGAATTGGCTCCTGGTATGGCGAGCAGTTCCACAACCGTCGCACGTCGAACGGCGAGGTCTTCGATATGGACCTGCCCTCGGCCGCGCATAAAACGCTACCGCTTCCGAGCTTGGTGGAGGTCACCAATCTCGATAACGGCCGCAAGATGATCGTCCGGGTCAACGACCGCGGTCCCTTCGTCGGGGACAGGATCATCGACCTGTCCAAGGCTGCGGCCGAGGAACTGGGCTATCGCCGCCAGGGCGTGGCGCGCGTTCGGGTGAAGTATGTCGGCCCCGCGCCGCGTCGCGCCATCGAGACGCCCCGGCAATACGCGCAGGCCTCACCGCTGCCTCCGCCCCGACAAACGCCGCGCAGCTTCGACGACATCCAGGAGCCGCCCCAGCGCGTTCAGGTTCTGCCGCCGCGCCCTGAGCCCGGCTGGAGCGCACCGCCCATCAATCCGCCTGACCCCGTCTTCGCGAAGGTCAAGTCCGCCTACCGCATTCAGGCCGGTTCATTCTCCAACCGAGAGAATGCGGAGAAGGCGGTGAGGCAACTCACCAGCGCCGGTAGGGCGTCGATCGAGGCCATCGAGCGGGCCTCGGGAACGCTGTATCGCGTCACCGTGGCGGCGGGCGAGGACGAGAGCGCGGCCTGGACTTTGCGCGAACGGGTCGAAGCGCTGGGCTATTCCGGCGCAACCATTTTGCGTCCCTGA
- a CDS encoding class I SAM-dependent methyltransferase, translated as MSANRTALYGQPDHDLAPSAPDAVQLSPLVVGSANLADVGDAAFDAVTVRAPAGAVERRYVLAQALRTLVPGGRLTVFAPKDRGGLRLKKELQALGCEVGESARRHHRICVALRPAVITGLQETIDAGAPRQIAENGLWTQPGVFSWDRLDAGTNALLQVLPPFSGVGADFGSGIGLLALNVLASPKVIKLSLVELDRRAIEVSGRNITDPRAEIVWADARQSGLKDLDFVVSNPPFHEGGGEDKSLGQAFIRAAATALRKGGALWIVANRHLPYEAILAENFAKVRLVAEGGGYKVFEAKT; from the coding sequence ATGTCGGCGAACCGCACCGCGCTCTATGGACAGCCCGATCATGATCTGGCGCCGTCTGCGCCAGACGCCGTGCAGCTCTCGCCTCTCGTCGTCGGTTCGGCGAATCTGGCCGATGTCGGTGACGCCGCATTTGACGCGGTGACGGTGCGCGCGCCGGCCGGGGCGGTGGAGAGACGCTATGTTCTGGCACAAGCACTGCGGACCTTGGTTCCGGGCGGGCGTCTGACCGTCTTCGCGCCGAAGGATCGTGGCGGGTTGCGGCTGAAGAAGGAGCTCCAGGCGCTGGGTTGCGAGGTTGGCGAGAGCGCCCGTCGCCACCACCGCATCTGCGTGGCCTTGCGACCCGCCGTCATCACAGGTCTCCAGGAAACGATCGACGCCGGGGCTCCGCGCCAGATCGCCGAGAACGGCCTTTGGACCCAACCGGGCGTCTTCAGCTGGGACCGCCTCGACGCCGGGACGAACGCCCTGCTCCAGGTTCTGCCGCCGTTCTCGGGCGTTGGCGCCGATTTCGGCAGCGGCATCGGGCTGCTGGCGCTCAATGTGCTCGCCTCCCCGAAGGTGATCAAGCTGAGCCTTGTGGAACTGGATCGGCGCGCGATCGAGGTCTCTGGACGCAACATCACCGATCCTCGGGCGGAGATCGTCTGGGCTGACGCCCGCCAGAGCGGCCTGAAAGATCTCGACTTTGTCGTCAGCAACCCCCCGTTCCACGAGGGTGGTGGAGAAGACAAATCCCTGGGTCAGGCCTTCATTCGCGCCGCCGCCACAGCCCTCCGCAAAGGCGGGGCGCTCTGGATCGTGGCCAATCGCCACCTACCCTACGAGGCGATCCTGGCCGAGAACTTCGCCAAGGTTCGGCTGGTCGCGGAAGGCGGCGGCTACAAGGTGTTCGAGGCCAAGACGTGA
- a CDS encoding pseudouridine synthase has translation MSKALMARLDRLLANLGYGSRKEVQALVAGGKVVLDGAVLKDAGARIAVDATLPARLTIRGVPVDPPAPLVLMMHKPLGVVCSHKEDGEKIYDLLPRRWRLRDPGLSTVGRLDKDTSGLILITDDGDFLHRVISPKRHVPKTYLATLDRALTGSEGEIFAAGTLMLDSEEKPLLPAKLDVVDARTARLTITEGRYHQVRRMFAAVGNHVVTLHRERIGGIVLPDDLAPGQHRILPAAEAERVFADD, from the coding sequence GTGAGCAAGGCGCTGATGGCGCGTCTGGACCGGCTGCTGGCCAATCTGGGCTACGGCAGCCGCAAGGAGGTTCAGGCCCTGGTGGCCGGTGGCAAGGTCGTGCTCGACGGCGCGGTCCTGAAGGACGCCGGCGCGCGCATCGCGGTCGACGCGACCCTGCCCGCGCGCCTGACCATCCGCGGCGTCCCGGTGGATCCGCCCGCCCCGCTGGTGCTGATGATGCACAAACCACTGGGCGTGGTGTGCTCGCACAAGGAAGACGGCGAGAAGATCTACGATCTGCTGCCGCGCCGCTGGCGCTTGCGCGACCCAGGGCTTTCGACGGTCGGACGCCTCGACAAGGACACCAGCGGCCTGATCCTGATCACGGACGACGGCGACTTCCTGCATCGAGTCATCTCGCCCAAGCGCCACGTGCCCAAGACCTATCTGGCCACGCTGGACCGCGCTCTGACGGGCTCGGAAGGCGAGATCTTCGCGGCGGGGACGCTGATGCTCGACAGCGAGGAGAAGCCCCTGCTCCCGGCTAAGCTGGACGTCGTGGATGCGCGCACGGCGCGCCTCACGATCACGGAGGGGCGCTACCATCAGGTCCGGCGCATGTTCGCGGCTGTCGGCAACCATGTGGTGACGCTGCATCGCGAGCGGATCGGCGGCATCGTCCTGCCCGACGACCTCGCGCCGGGGCAGCACCGCATTCTGCCCGCGGCGGAGGCCGAGCGGGTGTTCGCCGATGACTGA
- a CDS encoding sulfurtransferase TusA family protein produces MTEPILVDARGHHCPVPTLKLRKAHEAAAPGAELVLLATDPMARIDAPHFAGQVGATVLDVADLDGGVIRVRIQKAL; encoded by the coding sequence ATGACTGAGCCGATCCTCGTCGACGCGCGGGGTCATCATTGCCCGGTGCCGACCCTGAAGCTGCGCAAGGCGCACGAGGCCGCCGCGCCCGGCGCGGAATTGGTGCTGCTGGCGACCGACCCGATGGCCAGGATCGACGCACCGCATTTCGCGGGTCAGGTCGGCGCGACGGTCTTGGATGTCGCCGACCTGGATGGCGGCGTGATCAGGGTTCGAATTCAGAAGGCGCTTTAA
- a CDS encoding YihY/virulence factor BrkB family protein, which translates to MVRRMHDPLQRIRWRDLDLDPTHWAREILRVLGRALSRLWGRDVMLYVGGVSFFALLAVFPGLAILIGLYSFFLTPETAAWQAVKLAELIPSGARSIVQDELTRLAHAPGQTISLQSGVVLIVGAYAAHRGFKALLAGLSFIHDEENQRGFFGFNLMALLVLVAAFGLLFIMSGVFLTLRLLGSALALRPLAGVSWVQSEWTWASFGIVVGMSLVYRYAMSRQVVGWRASIAGGVAAAALCVFMSWASAFYVEKIVHLGATYGSISAVIIFLIWLSWSVNAIFFGGALATEVEIALDERPRALLQGPRPIALKAPSEFEP; encoded by the coding sequence ATGGTCCGCCGGATGCACGACCCCCTGCAACGCATCCGCTGGCGCGACCTCGACCTTGATCCGACGCACTGGGCCCGAGAAATCCTCCGCGTGCTGGGCCGCGCCCTGTCGCGTCTGTGGGGACGCGACGTCATGCTGTACGTCGGCGGCGTCTCGTTTTTCGCGCTGCTGGCGGTCTTTCCGGGCCTGGCGATCCTGATCGGGCTCTACAGCTTCTTCCTGACGCCGGAGACCGCAGCCTGGCAGGCGGTGAAGCTGGCCGAGCTGATTCCCTCGGGCGCGCGATCGATCGTCCAGGATGAGCTCACGCGGCTGGCGCACGCGCCGGGGCAGACCATCTCGCTGCAGAGCGGCGTCGTTCTGATCGTCGGCGCCTACGCCGCCCACAGAGGCTTCAAAGCGCTGCTTGCCGGCCTGTCATTCATTCATGACGAGGAAAATCAGCGAGGCTTCTTCGGCTTCAACCTGATGGCGCTGCTCGTTCTGGTCGCCGCTTTTGGCCTGCTGTTCATCATGTCGGGCGTCTTTCTGACCCTGCGCCTGCTCGGATCGGCGCTGGCGCTAAGGCCGCTGGCGGGCGTCTCGTGGGTTCAGTCCGAGTGGACCTGGGCCAGCTTCGGTATCGTGGTCGGGATGAGCCTCGTCTATCGCTACGCCATGTCGCGGCAGGTCGTTGGCTGGCGCGCGTCGATCGCGGGCGGCGTCGCAGCGGCGGCCCTTTGCGTCTTCATGTCCTGGGCGAGCGCCTTCTATGTCGAGAAGATCGTCCATCTGGGCGCGACCTACGGCTCGATCTCGGCCGTTATTATCTTCTTGATCTGGCTGTCCTGGAGCGTGAACGCGATCTTCTTCGGCGGGGCCTTGGCGACCGAAGTCGAGATCGCGCTAGACGAGCGGCCGCGCGCTTTGCTGCAGGGGCCGCGTCCGATCGCCCTTAAAGCGCCTTCTGAATTCGAACCCTGA
- a CDS encoding CaiB/BaiF CoA-transferase family protein: MGQGPLSGLKIVEFAGIGPGPFCGMLLSDLGADVVRIDRKGQGRGSPADVTARGRRSVALDLKNPESIETCLKLLEQADGLIEGFRPGVMERLGLGPDVVLARNPKLVYGRMTGWGQTGPYAKAAGHDMNYIAITGALHAIGTTDKPVPPLNLVGDFGGGALYLAFGLLAGVIHARSTGQGQVIDCAMSDGAASLMAMFYGFKAAGMWGEGRRSNMLDGGAHFYDTYECSDGKWISIGSIEPQFYLLLLEKTGITDPQFQHQMSREEWPQLREKLAAVIKTKTQAQWCAIMDATDVCFAPVLTMDEAPSHPHNAARQTFVEVAGVTQPAPAPRFSATPGAIQGPPPKIGGHNDEALADWGFSASAIDALKASGAL; this comes from the coding sequence ATGGGCCAGGGGCCGCTTTCGGGACTGAAGATCGTAGAGTTCGCCGGCATCGGGCCAGGACCCTTCTGCGGCATGCTGCTGTCCGACCTCGGCGCGGATGTCGTGCGGATTGACCGAAAAGGGCAGGGGCGAGGCTCGCCGGCGGACGTCACTGCGCGCGGACGTCGCTCGGTGGCGCTGGACCTGAAGAACCCCGAGTCCATCGAGACCTGCCTCAAGCTGCTGGAACAGGCCGACGGCCTGATCGAGGGCTTCCGCCCCGGCGTCATGGAGCGTCTGGGTCTTGGCCCGGACGTCGTGCTGGCGCGCAATCCCAAGCTTGTCTACGGCCGCATGACGGGCTGGGGCCAGACCGGCCCCTACGCCAAGGCCGCCGGCCATGACATGAACTACATCGCCATAACCGGCGCGCTCCACGCCATCGGCACCACAGACAAGCCGGTGCCGCCGCTGAACCTGGTCGGCGATTTTGGGGGCGGGGCGCTCTACTTGGCTTTCGGTCTGCTGGCGGGCGTGATCCATGCGCGGTCGACCGGACAGGGCCAGGTGATCGACTGCGCGATGAGCGACGGCGCGGCCTCGCTCATGGCCATGTTCTACGGCTTCAAGGCCGCGGGCATGTGGGGCGAAGGGCGGCGATCCAATATGCTCGACGGCGGAGCCCACTTCTACGACACCTACGAGTGTTCGGACGGCAAGTGGATCTCCATCGGCTCGATCGAACCGCAGTTTTATCTGCTGCTGCTGGAAAAGACCGGCATCACCGATCCGCAGTTCCAGCACCAGATGAGCCGCGAGGAGTGGCCGCAGCTGCGCGAGAAGCTCGCCGCCGTGATCAAGACCAAGACCCAGGCACAGTGGTGCGCGATCATGGACGCGACCGACGTCTGCTTCGCCCCGGTCCTGACCATGGATGAAGCGCCAAGCCACCCGCACAACGCCGCGCGCCAGACCTTCGTCGAAGTCGCCGGCGTCACCCAGCCAGCCCCCGCGCCGCGGTTTTCGGCGACGCCGGGCGCGATCCAGGGGCCGCCGCCCAAGATCGGCGGACACAACGACGAAGCGCTCGCGGACTGGGGCTTCAGCGCCTCGGCCATTGACGCGCTTAAGGCCTCGGGAGCGCTCTGA
- a CDS encoding diguanylate cyclase domain-containing protein, with the protein MAVDARILIVARDDVRAGPLAEGLDRLGWRTITARGPYAALAALGDLPIEAVIVDLASAGPETQTLARRLKAAVAPRRLPVIAISEPDADFRNQAFDLTLSPPLHPSQAALRLESLVRTAIAEEEFELRLETFGERGRRLDLPEPSDAPYRILSVGEPAPQFLALSNALQASGAEVVGAFTAYTAFDYLHERPFDSVVLWAGDSQQEALSIAAGMRRNTRLFHIPALLYLKAESYVTMSEAFHRGVSDVASPETPEGETAMRVMELARSFRRGEAIRGALEKARSSGLMDAATGLFTRDLFAAHLARLASAARERSRPLSICVLRIADKPEAVWARQNGWLDRAIPQIGSMVGRLVRVEDTAARLATEVFALALPATNQSAARAAAERIAAVIGCTAFDAGEDRAPFVCEFDIGVAEVQPGEGAVKALERAASAALKREAS; encoded by the coding sequence TTGGCGGTTGACGCCCGGATCCTGATTGTGGCGCGCGACGATGTTCGCGCAGGGCCGCTGGCCGAGGGGCTGGACCGGCTGGGCTGGCGCACGATCACCGCCCGCGGTCCTTACGCGGCGTTGGCGGCCCTAGGCGATCTGCCGATCGAGGCCGTGATCGTCGATCTGGCCAGCGCCGGTCCCGAAACCCAGACCCTGGCGCGCCGCCTGAAGGCCGCTGTCGCGCCGCGTCGCCTTCCGGTCATCGCGATCAGCGAACCGGACGCCGATTTCCGCAACCAAGCGTTCGACCTGACGCTCTCGCCGCCCCTCCATCCGTCGCAAGCGGCGCTGCGTCTCGAATCGCTGGTCCGCACCGCCATCGCCGAGGAAGAGTTCGAGCTTCGCCTTGAGACCTTCGGTGAACGCGGCCGTCGCCTGGACCTGCCCGAGCCCTCCGACGCTCCCTATCGCATCCTGTCGGTTGGCGAGCCCGCGCCGCAGTTCCTGGCCTTGTCCAACGCCCTGCAGGCCAGCGGCGCCGAGGTGGTCGGCGCGTTTACGGCCTATACCGCCTTCGACTATCTGCACGAGCGGCCGTTCGACTCGGTGGTGCTATGGGCGGGCGATAGCCAGCAGGAAGCCCTGTCGATCGCCGCCGGCATGCGGCGCAACACCCGCCTGTTCCACATTCCGGCCCTGCTGTACCTGAAGGCCGAAAGCTATGTGACCATGTCGGAGGCCTTCCATCGAGGGGTGTCCGACGTCGCCTCGCCCGAAACGCCGGAAGGCGAGACGGCGATGCGGGTCATGGAACTGGCCCGCAGCTTCCGTCGCGGCGAGGCCATTCGCGGCGCACTGGAAAAGGCGCGCAGCTCGGGGCTGATGGACGCCGCCACCGGCCTGTTCACCCGCGACCTTTTCGCCGCCCATCTGGCGCGGCTGGCCAGCGCGGCGCGAGAGCGCTCCCGCCCCCTGTCGATCTGCGTCCTGCGCATCGCCGACAAGCCTGAAGCCGTGTGGGCGCGCCAGAACGGCTGGCTCGACAGGGCCATCCCGCAGATCGGCTCGATGGTGGGGCGTCTGGTCCGGGTCGAGGACACTGCGGCGCGCCTGGCCACCGAGGTGTTCGCACTCGCCCTGCCCGCGACCAATCAGAGCGCCGCCCGCGCCGCCGCCGAGCGGATCGCCGCCGTCATCGGCTGCACCGCCTTCGATGCGGGTGAAGATCGCGCACCCTTCGTCTGCGAGTTTGACATTGGCGTGGCCGAGGTCCAGCCCGGCGAAGGCGCGGTAAAGGCCCTGGAAAGGGCCGCATCCGCCGCGCTCAAGCGGGAAGCCAGCTAA
- a CDS encoding DsbA family oxidoreductase, which translates to MSQPQAMIIDVVADVVCPWCYLGWRRLKSAIALRPDLKAQLIWRPYQLDPTLPEEGVDRKAYMAQKFKDPDKLKAVHTALVEGGAEEGIAFNFEAIALTPNTNAAHRLIRWALTAGVQDEVVEALFKGYFEQGLDIGDPVVLGDIAEAAGMERLVVLQLLSEGADKEAVAREHAMAVQGGVTGVPFAIFAGKVAVVGAESPERIAQAIDQALAA; encoded by the coding sequence ATGAGCCAGCCGCAAGCCATGATCATCGACGTCGTGGCCGACGTCGTCTGTCCCTGGTGCTACCTGGGCTGGCGTCGGCTGAAGTCGGCGATCGCCCTGCGTCCGGACCTCAAGGCCCAACTGATCTGGCGTCCGTATCAACTGGACCCGACGCTCCCCGAGGAAGGCGTCGACCGTAAGGCCTACATGGCCCAGAAGTTCAAGGACCCGGACAAGCTGAAGGCTGTCCACACCGCTCTGGTGGAAGGCGGCGCCGAGGAAGGCATCGCGTTCAACTTCGAGGCCATCGCTCTCACGCCCAACACCAACGCCGCCCATCGCCTGATCCGTTGGGCCCTGACGGCCGGCGTGCAGGACGAGGTCGTCGAAGCCCTGTTCAAGGGCTATTTCGAACAGGGCCTCGACATCGGTGACCCCGTCGTTCTGGGCGATATCGCCGAGGCGGCCGGGATGGAGCGTTTGGTCGTGCTGCAACTGCTCTCTGAGGGGGCCGACAAGGAGGCCGTGGCGCGTGAGCACGCTATGGCCGTCCAAGGCGGCGTGACGGGCGTGCCGTTCGCCATCTTCGCCGGCAAGGTCGCCGTCGTCGGAGCCGAGTCGCCTGAGCGGATCGCCCAGGCGATCGATCAGGCCCTGGCGGCTTAG